From the Silvanigrella paludirubra genome, one window contains:
- a CDS encoding glucose-6-phosphate isomerase — protein MSQEKRLILDWTKAHDVFPIEKHLSNETNNLISAKKSLLSGKGKSPEFTGWVNYVKEECPNILSSIKKTVDTISNHSDAVVIVGIGGSLLGTKAVYEALTHTYASINQESFHRKPILFWAGHHIALDELSELLDALDNYTPSIIVVSKSGGTTEPALAFRILKQYLEDRFGCDEASHRIFAITDPQDGTLLKIAKENNYPYFPIPKNVGGRYSVFTPVGLLPLAIAGINVTEFVAGAVQAFDDCTSEKNHSIETNPALCYAGIRNVLYANKYKIESLCTWTPKARGIAEWWKQLFGESDGKENTGIFPASANFTTDLHSLGQYFQDGERHLFATHIKIQDEYSLLKGSIKRKIKIPESNLKDGFEFLAGKDLSYVQNEAQQGTFLAHSDGKVPTLVWELPELNAWWLGYWMYVNMLACGIGGYARGINPFDQPGVEDYKNNMFALMGKPSYADKAAQIKSRLNTGNRLRSLGLTSK, from the coding sequence ATGTCACAAGAAAAAAGACTTATTTTAGATTGGACAAAAGCCCACGATGTTTTTCCTATAGAAAAACATCTTTCCAATGAAACAAATAATTTAATTTCTGCAAAAAAATCATTACTTTCTGGAAAAGGCAAAAGCCCTGAATTCACAGGTTGGGTAAATTATGTAAAAGAAGAATGCCCTAACATCTTGTCATCTATCAAAAAAACAGTAGACACCATAAGCAACCACTCTGATGCCGTTGTTATAGTTGGGATTGGTGGCAGCTTATTAGGTACAAAAGCGGTTTATGAAGCCCTTACTCACACCTACGCCTCTATTAACCAAGAATCCTTTCATCGCAAACCGATTTTATTTTGGGCAGGACATCATATTGCTCTAGATGAATTATCAGAACTCCTCGATGCTCTTGATAACTATACCCCAAGTATTATTGTGGTATCGAAGTCGGGAGGCACAACAGAACCCGCATTGGCCTTCCGCATCTTAAAACAATATTTAGAAGATAGATTTGGATGTGACGAGGCGTCTCATCGCATATTTGCAATAACGGACCCACAAGATGGTACTTTATTAAAGATTGCAAAAGAAAATAATTACCCCTATTTTCCAATTCCAAAAAATGTTGGTGGCCGTTATTCTGTTTTCACACCAGTGGGTTTATTACCTCTGGCGATTGCAGGAATTAACGTAACAGAATTTGTTGCTGGTGCCGTCCAAGCATTTGATGATTGTACTTCAGAAAAAAATCATTCCATTGAAACAAATCCCGCTCTTTGTTATGCAGGAATCCGAAACGTTTTATATGCAAATAAATATAAAATTGAATCCCTTTGCACTTGGACACCTAAGGCAAGAGGAATTGCTGAATGGTGGAAACAGCTTTTTGGTGAAAGCGACGGCAAAGAAAACACGGGTATATTTCCAGCAAGCGCTAACTTCACAACCGATCTTCATTCATTAGGACAATATTTCCAAGATGGAGAAAGACATTTATTTGCTACACATATCAAAATTCAAGATGAATATTCTTTATTAAAAGGTTCTATTAAAAGAAAAATAAAAATTCCTGAGTCTAATTTAAAAGATGGTTTTGAATTTTTAGCAGGTAAAGATCTTTCGTATGTTCAAAATGAAGCGCAACAAGGAACGTTTCTTGCTCATTCAGACGGCAAAGTACCAACATTAGTTTGGGAACTTCCTGAATTAAATGCTTGGTGGCTTGGATATTGGATGTACGTAAATATGCTTGCTTGTGGAATTGGCGGATATGCGCGAGGAATTAATCCATTTGATCAACCTGGAGTTGAAGATTATAAAAACAACATGTTTGCGCTTATGGGCAAACCTAGTTATGCTGACAAGGCTGCCCAGATTAAAAGCAGACTTAATACAGGAAATCGTTTACGCTCTTTAGGTTTAACAAGTAAGTAA
- a CDS encoding AAA family ATPase — MSSNIIVDKEKESAQIGNINVKLAKEYEVNANWMGNDLASHQLRAAWLKLSEDDLPMNPRLVGKPGVGKTTLAVAVAKELHSSVYLMQGTSDTRPDDLIITPVITEGKQISYVASPIVTAMLVGGVCILDEGNRMSEKSWASLASLLDHRRYVDSVIAGLRIHAHKEFRFVTTMNDDSSVYDLPEYIQSRLNPQIFLDFADIETEARIIRYAVPYLEENLLTLLVSFLAISHKYEENYSVRDGIQIAKYAQRLKSLNKDLTLPKALKASVFSILGEDALKYFPPDEQMQNDPQSSTRPNLRPV, encoded by the coding sequence ATGAGCTCAAATATCATTGTTGATAAAGAAAAAGAATCTGCCCAAATTGGCAATATTAACGTAAAACTTGCAAAAGAATATGAAGTAAATGCAAATTGGATGGGAAATGATTTAGCTTCACATCAATTAAGAGCTGCATGGCTAAAATTATCCGAAGATGATCTTCCGATGAATCCTAGGTTAGTTGGAAAACCGGGGGTTGGTAAAACAACTCTTGCTGTTGCTGTTGCAAAAGAACTTCACTCTTCTGTTTACTTAATGCAGGGCACAAGCGATACAAGACCAGATGACCTCATTATTACTCCCGTTATCACTGAAGGAAAACAAATTAGTTATGTAGCAAGCCCTATCGTAACAGCTATGCTTGTAGGAGGCGTTTGTATTCTAGATGAAGGAAACAGAATGTCCGAAAAAAGCTGGGCTAGTTTGGCTTCCTTATTGGATCATCGCCGTTACGTTGACTCTGTTATTGCAGGCTTGCGCATTCATGCGCATAAAGAGTTTCGTTTTGTTACGACTATGAACGACGATTCCAGTGTCTATGATTTACCAGAATATATTCAAAGCCGCTTAAATCCACAAATTTTTCTTGATTTTGCCGATATTGAAACCGAGGCTCGTATCATTCGCTACGCGGTACCTTATTTAGAAGAAAATCTTCTCACTTTACTAGTTAGTTTTTTAGCAATTTCACATAAATATGAAGAGAATTATTCTGTAAGAGATGGCATTCAAATTGCAAAGTATGCACAAAGACTTAAATCATTAAATAAAGATTTAACTTTACCTAAAGCATTAAAAGCAAGTGTATTCTCTATTCTCGGAGAAGACGCATTAAAATATTTTCCACCTGATGAACAAATGCAAAACGATCCGCAATCTTCAACGAGACCAAATTTAAGGCCTGTTTAA
- a CDS encoding M16 family metallopeptidase, which yields MCLQDKYKLFKHYYYFFKMFCFSTILIITSLSKYTLAAEIPKLTQTAIIIPGSNIQAYKYDLSNGLKLIVVPDKRNPIATIHFILDAGSNRESKGTTGLAHFFEHMMFRKTIGTPEGNYDKVLNSVGGSGNAGTNDSFVTFYSSFPGPALETMLKLEAARFQNLDITEPYYSIEKGAVISERKLRVENDPMTRSNELIRAITERDTPMEWMTIGSKKDVENMSIDAAKIFYKNFYTPDNTLMIVGGPFDPKNVATLVQKYFGDWKGKLNIQHNKLPSDYFTRDLGKRFICSAPVFTKKYKIVYPSNTSNIKSIIYSLIFQSLLDDNINGTFERRLLKEKLTTDFNFYKVYWQNQNNPLIVNFSLSKDQKLDPVLKFWEKGIEEVLNKPISDKIRRQILKQLAVSNAETAEKMTGLVNTILDNTFFLNDFNSAGQAEKIVKSITNEAFRQWVKENLGLNKFYITGVVTPNEAPSCNDFYAEYQKNKEAKNVPAK from the coding sequence ATGTGTCTTCAGGATAAATATAAATTATTTAAGCATTATTATTATTTTTTTAAGATGTTTTGCTTTTCAACAATTTTAATAATAACCTCTTTATCTAAATATACCCTAGCTGCAGAAATTCCAAAATTAACTCAAACTGCAATAATAATACCAGGATCAAATATACAAGCTTATAAATACGATTTATCGAATGGCCTAAAACTTATTGTTGTTCCAGACAAAAGAAACCCAATTGCTACAATCCATTTTATATTAGATGCGGGAAGCAATCGTGAAAGTAAAGGAACAACGGGTTTAGCTCATTTTTTTGAACATATGATGTTTCGAAAAACCATTGGTACACCTGAAGGAAATTACGATAAAGTATTAAATTCTGTTGGTGGAAGCGGAAATGCGGGGACAAATGATTCCTTTGTTACCTTTTATTCTAGTTTTCCAGGCCCTGCATTAGAAACTATGCTAAAATTAGAGGCTGCTCGTTTTCAAAATTTAGATATTACAGAACCTTATTATTCCATTGAAAAAGGCGCTGTTATATCTGAAAGAAAGCTTAGAGTTGAAAATGATCCTATGACACGTAGTAATGAACTCATAAGAGCAATTACAGAACGAGACACACCTATGGAATGGATGACCATCGGTTCAAAAAAAGATGTTGAAAACATGAGTATTGATGCTGCTAAAATATTTTATAAAAATTTTTATACTCCAGATAATACATTAATGATTGTTGGTGGGCCTTTTGATCCCAAAAATGTTGCTACTTTAGTTCAAAAATATTTTGGTGATTGGAAAGGAAAACTAAATATTCAGCATAACAAACTTCCTAGTGATTATTTTACAAGAGATCTTGGTAAAAGATTTATTTGTAGTGCTCCTGTATTTACAAAAAAATATAAAATTGTTTATCCATCTAATACCTCTAATATAAAATCCATAATTTATTCTTTAATTTTTCAATCACTTTTAGATGATAATATAAATGGAACTTTTGAAAGAAGATTATTAAAAGAAAAACTAACTACAGACTTTAATTTTTATAAAGTTTACTGGCAAAATCAAAACAATCCACTAATCGTAAATTTTTCATTATCCAAAGATCAAAAATTAGATCCAGTTTTAAAATTTTGGGAAAAAGGAATTGAAGAAGTTTTAAATAAACCAATTAGTGATAAAATAAGAAGACAAATTTTAAAACAATTAGCAGTGTCTAATGCAGAAACGGCAGAAAAAATGACTGGACTTGTAAATACAATTCTTGATAATACTTTTTTCTTAAATGACTTTAACTCGGCAGGACAAGCTGAAAAAATTGTGAAATCAATTACAAATGAAGCTTTTAGACAATGGGTAAAAGAAAATTTAGGTTTAAATAAATTTTATATAACTGGAGTTGTAACACCGAATGAAGCTCCTTCTTGTAATGATTTTTATGCTGAATATCAAAAAAATAAGGAAGCAAAAAATGTTCCCGCTAAATAA
- a CDS encoding M16 family metallopeptidase has protein sequence MFPLNKKYFFNTLLISKLFLLTSILFNSAYGQEALQSTRPIVFSKPTELNWRSITWPSINYSRIPVDGGAAIYTLPSESALKFKINIILPGGVYSLPKEDRPSYGAMVDLLAYGGIGNLNFDELQNYTTEYGINLKTSLLANGQIIISTDALTQDFSRVIDLLTDIILKPRFDKAALPLWKQQSNDAFKNLLDSNTSEKQFRFIDQQANSMIFGKDHYFATTIDRSSPKSIDKINYDKIKELYKKTISRNGLNAFISGSYSQKDLDKLKNLISKIPYLEPSIRTWLPSRNIENTNLKSIRTEIITKPDMSQCNISLRYYFPKIGKLNSIESIQFDILEDIFSSSGGIVGNDRFSKALRADSGISYSPHAYFNETVLYPNTDIGMFSMTFQSPNERIAEAIQLATKTWDEFLKNGITQEELDNSRTSLINRMLASELTVFNRSDELMGQILRGLLPSINPIEFNLAKLDKQRNLANINDTLKKLSKDSIYPVLVIMGNPNAEQISQIKKINNIEIVNLTDLTTLTKQYLN, from the coding sequence ATGTTCCCGCTAAATAAAAAATATTTTTTTAACACATTACTTATAAGCAAATTGTTTTTATTAACCTCAATTTTATTTAACAGTGCTTATGGTCAAGAAGCACTTCAATCAACAAGACCAATTGTTTTTTCTAAACCAACAGAATTAAATTGGAGATCCATTACTTGGCCTAGTATAAATTACTCAAGAATACCTGTTGATGGTGGCGCAGCTATTTACACACTGCCTAGTGAGTCCGCACTTAAATTTAAAATAAATATTATATTACCTGGCGGTGTTTATTCATTACCCAAAGAAGATCGTCCCTCTTATGGGGCAATGGTTGACCTACTTGCTTATGGAGGAATAGGTAATTTAAATTTTGACGAATTGCAAAATTATACAACAGAATATGGTATTAATTTAAAAACATCATTACTTGCAAATGGCCAAATTATTATTTCTACAGATGCACTTACTCAAGACTTTTCTCGAGTTATTGATTTATTGACAGACATTATTTTAAAACCTCGTTTTGATAAAGCAGCACTCCCGCTTTGGAAACAGCAATCAAATGATGCTTTTAAAAATCTTCTTGACTCTAATACATCAGAAAAACAATTTCGTTTTATAGATCAACAAGCTAATTCAATGATATTTGGCAAGGATCATTATTTTGCAACAACAATTGATCGCTCCTCACCAAAATCAATTGATAAAATTAATTATGATAAAATAAAAGAACTTTATAAAAAAACAATTAGTAGAAATGGTTTAAATGCTTTTATTTCTGGATCTTATTCTCAAAAAGATTTAGACAAATTAAAAAATTTAATTTCAAAAATTCCTTATTTAGAACCTTCTATTAGAACTTGGTTACCATCAAGAAATATAGAAAATACAAATTTAAAATCAATTCGTACCGAAATTATTACTAAACCTGATATGAGCCAGTGCAATATTTCTTTAAGATATTATTTTCCTAAAATTGGAAAATTAAATTCTATCGAATCAATACAATTCGATATATTAGAAGATATATTTTCTTCTAGTGGAGGAATTGTTGGAAATGATAGATTTTCAAAAGCACTAAGAGCGGATTCCGGCATAAGTTATTCACCACATGCCTATTTCAACGAAACCGTTCTTTATCCAAATACAGATATTGGAATGTTTAGCATGACTTTTCAAAGCCCAAACGAAAGAATTGCAGAAGCAATCCAACTGGCAACAAAAACCTGGGATGAATTTTTAAAAAATGGAATCACTCAAGAAGAACTTGATAATTCAAGAACCTCTCTAATAAATAGAATGCTTGCAAGCGAATTAACCGTATTTAATCGTTCCGATGAACTTATGGGACAAATATTAAGAGGTCTTTTGCCAAGTATTAATCCTATTGAATTTAATCTTGCAAAGCTAGATAAACAAAGAAACTTAGCAAATATAAATGATACTTTAAAAAAGCTTTCAAAAGATTCCATTTACCCAGTTCTTGTTATTATGGGAAATCCTAACGCAGAACAAATTAGTCAAATTAAGAAAATAAATAATATAGAAATTGTTAATTTAACTGATTTAACAACATTAACAAAACAATATTTAAATTAA
- a CDS encoding peptide ABC transporter substrate-binding protein: MKFKIILFLFFLIHMSSYAIINSNNLNNNKSELNIGFFYSLKIGDPQKCQIIICSLINRQIFEGLVTLNGAGKIVPGAAEKWNLSSDGKTYTFYLRKNMKWSDGSDLTAHDFVYSIQRIFSANVFHRNTYLSEFIENGKEILLGKKPASSLGVKAINNNILEIYLTKPTPILLESLSEPVTFPVQKKNVEKYGEKFILPQNIVSNGSYVLKKFKNGKKITLIKNKYYWNESKNIINKVNFYYFSDFHKLYKLYINGKIDIISDAKIEGFKEVINIHSSEIIKVPILGGYFYYINTSLAPFNNKKLRQALSIAIDREELNRTVYKNLQIPLYHFLPNGLKNDFPAYPYWYHWTREKQIEEAKKLYLEAGFSKETPLKIKVSYYKSELDRNVANYISNCWRNILGVQTEFEFKNWFKIIENPKTENFQVIKIETVANINDIYDFFNNHTSSNKLNISNYENPKYDYVVSEIMNEIDPVKRKELNHQASLILMEDLPIIPIFSLVNHYLVKPYVYDFKVNRIESFLVSEIKLKNN; the protein is encoded by the coding sequence ATGAAATTTAAAATTATCTTATTTTTATTTTTTCTTATTCACATGTCATCATATGCAATAATAAATTCAAATAATTTAAATAACAATAAATCTGAATTAAATATTGGTTTTTTTTATAGTTTAAAAATAGGAGACCCTCAAAAATGTCAAATAATAATATGTTCTTTAATTAATAGACAAATATTTGAAGGTCTTGTTACTTTAAATGGTGCCGGTAAAATAGTTCCTGGAGCAGCTGAAAAGTGGAATTTAAGTTCAGATGGAAAAACTTACACTTTTTATTTGAGAAAAAATATGAAATGGTCAGACGGTTCTGACCTAACAGCACATGATTTTGTATATTCTATTCAAAGAATATTTAGTGCAAATGTTTTTCATAGAAATACGTATTTATCAGAATTTATTGAAAATGGAAAAGAAATATTATTGGGAAAAAAACCAGCTTCTTCTCTCGGAGTTAAAGCAATAAATAATAACATACTAGAAATATATTTAACCAAACCTACTCCTATTTTACTTGAAAGTTTATCTGAACCCGTAACCTTTCCTGTTCAGAAAAAAAATGTAGAAAAATATGGAGAAAAATTTATTTTACCTCAAAATATTGTTAGTAATGGAAGTTATGTCTTAAAAAAATTTAAAAACGGAAAAAAAATAACTTTAATTAAGAATAAATATTATTGGAATGAAAGTAAAAATATTATAAATAAAGTAAATTTTTATTATTTTTCAGATTTTCATAAGCTATATAAATTATATATAAATGGAAAAATAGATATCATTAGTGATGCAAAAATAGAAGGATTTAAAGAAGTCATAAATATTCATTCATCCGAAATTATTAAAGTTCCTATATTAGGAGGCTATTTTTATTATATTAATACTTCTTTAGCACCTTTTAATAATAAAAAATTGAGACAGGCTTTAAGTATTGCTATAGATAGAGAGGAATTAAATAGAACTGTTTATAAAAATTTACAAATTCCTCTCTATCATTTTTTACCTAATGGATTAAAAAATGACTTTCCAGCATATCCATATTGGTATCATTGGACTAGAGAAAAACAAATTGAAGAGGCGAAAAAACTTTATCTTGAAGCTGGATTTTCTAAAGAAACTCCCTTAAAAATAAAAGTAAGTTATTATAAATCAGAATTAGATAGAAATGTTGCAAATTATATTTCAAATTGTTGGCGGAATATTTTAGGAGTACAAACTGAATTTGAATTTAAAAATTGGTTTAAGATTATAGAAAACCCTAAGACAGAAAATTTTCAAGTGATTAAGATTGAGACAGTTGCAAATATAAATGATATCTACGATTTTTTTAATAATCACACTAGTTCAAATAAATTAAATATTTCTAATTATGAAAATCCAAAATATGATTATGTTGTAAGTGAAATTATGAATGAAATTGATCCTGTTAAAAGAAAAGAACTAAATCACCAGGCTTCACTAATTTTAATGGAAGATTTACCTATTATTCCAATATTCAGTCTTGTAAATCATTATCTAGTGAAGCCTTATGTATATGACTTTAAGGTAAATAGAATTGAAAGCTTTTTAGTTTCTGAAATTAAATTAAAGAATAACTAA
- a CDS encoding rhodanese-related sulfurtransferase, with translation MTLETPQTTNEYVNIAYYKFVAIDDPNQLRNELLTCCNNLNIKGTILLAKEGINSCLVGSAESIDSFIQFMHNKPFFADIEFKKSFSSHIPFRRMLVKVKNEIIPMGMDSIQPAHFTGKYVEALELKKWLDDGEDVVILDTRNDYEVELGTFKNAIDPKLTKFRDFPKWIEDNFNNYKNKKVVTFCTGGIRCEKATAFMRQEGFEEVYQLQGGILKYFEETHKKAPHEDNHYNGDCFVFDYRVAVDKALNETKYEICYSCWTPLNENDLKSPLYKKDIYCPRCYERHNQKEAQRQNLIRENNMKALQVRQERAKKVKEQWEKGLLK, from the coding sequence ATGACTCTAGAAACACCACAAACCACTAATGAATATGTAAACATAGCCTATTATAAATTCGTTGCAATAGATGATCCAAACCAACTTCGCAATGAGCTACTAACATGCTGTAATAATTTAAATATTAAAGGAACAATCTTACTTGCAAAAGAAGGAATAAACTCTTGTTTAGTAGGATCTGCCGAATCCATAGACTCTTTTATACAATTTATGCATAACAAGCCCTTTTTTGCTGATATTGAATTCAAAAAAAGCTTCAGTTCCCATATACCATTCCGTAGAATGCTCGTAAAAGTAAAAAACGAAATCATTCCTATGGGTATGGACTCCATCCAACCAGCACATTTTACAGGAAAATATGTAGAAGCACTCGAGTTAAAAAAATGGCTTGATGATGGTGAAGATGTTGTTATCCTTGATACAAGAAACGATTATGAAGTAGAATTAGGTACATTTAAAAATGCTATCGATCCTAAATTAACTAAATTTCGTGACTTTCCTAAGTGGATTGAAGATAATTTTAACAATTATAAAAATAAAAAAGTTGTCACATTTTGTACCGGCGGTATTCGTTGTGAAAAAGCAACCGCATTTATGCGCCAAGAAGGCTTTGAAGAAGTTTATCAGCTACAAGGTGGTATCCTAAAGTATTTTGAAGAAACTCATAAAAAAGCGCCTCATGAAGACAATCACTATAATGGAGATTGTTTTGTATTTGACTATAGAGTTGCAGTAGATAAAGCATTAAATGAAACAAAATATGAAATTTGCTATTCTTGTTGGACTCCTTTAAATGAAAATGATTTAAAAAGCCCATTGTATAAAAAAGATATTTATTGCCCTCGTTGCTATGAAAGGCACAATCAAAAAGAGGCTCAACGCCAAAATTTAATTCGTGAAAACAATATGAAAGCTTTACAAGTTAGACAAGAAAGAGCCAAAAAAGTCAAAGAACAATGGGAAAAAGGTTTATTAAAATAA
- a CDS encoding RNA-guided endonuclease InsQ/TnpB family protein: MITTYHYRIKDSGKSGRALKKMSSSVNFVWNYCKNTQKEALKNRTVKKIIDPLSGKTIFVPYFFTKFEMNSLVSGSSKELGIHSQTIQAISEEYTTRRKQFKNILRWRGKNSLGWIPFKATAIKINQDKVSYHKNTFRFWNTREIPDDAIIKSGSFAQDSRGRWYLNITFETKTSQYSNENLIENGVFIDSNHLAKCSNGIKFDRPKISIKYVRKIKISNKIKKNILMKKSKLKLIKRKAPKIKQEKNLRAKLENIKLDHFHKQSTKIINFSSAIITNQITAKRKKSYKNNHFISFGAISKPFQNMLCYKAIRAGRTFKVIPEKDLIWAFSKCCSSQPRTNLRIRVWKCRECGKINHFSTKADKNLLSVYKNPLRIGHDTPRSI, translated from the coding sequence TTGATAACAACCTATCATTACAGAATTAAAGATTCAGGAAAATCGGGAAGGGCTTTAAAAAAAATGTCCTCTTCTGTTAATTTTGTATGGAATTATTGCAAAAATACTCAAAAAGAAGCTTTAAAAAATAGAACAGTAAAAAAAATAATAGATCCTTTAAGTGGGAAAACAATTTTTGTTCCTTATTTTTTCACAAAGTTTGAAATGAACTCTCTTGTTTCTGGAAGCTCCAAAGAACTTGGAATTCATTCTCAGACAATTCAGGCAATATCAGAAGAATATACTACAAGAAGAAAACAATTTAAAAATATTCTTCGCTGGCGTGGAAAAAATTCTTTAGGTTGGATTCCATTTAAAGCAACAGCGATAAAAATAAATCAGGATAAAGTATCATACCATAAAAACACATTTCGATTTTGGAATACAAGAGAAATTCCAGATGATGCAATTATAAAATCTGGTTCTTTTGCGCAAGATAGCAGAGGAAGATGGTATTTAAATATCACTTTTGAAACTAAAACTAGTCAATACTCTAATGAAAATTTAATTGAAAATGGTGTTTTCATAGATTCAAATCATTTAGCAAAATGTTCTAATGGAATTAAATTTGATAGGCCTAAAATATCAATTAAGTATGTTAGAAAAATTAAAATTTCTAACAAAATAAAAAAGAATATTTTAATGAAAAAGTCAAAATTGAAACTAATAAAAAGAAAAGCTCCAAAAATTAAGCAAGAAAAAAATTTAAGAGCCAAATTAGAAAATATTAAGTTAGATCATTTTCATAAACAATCTACTAAAATAATCAATTTCTCTTCTGCTATTATAACGAATCAGATTACAGCAAAAAGAAAAAAAAGTTATAAAAATAATCATTTTATATCATTTGGAGCTATTTCTAAACCTTTTCAAAACATGCTTTGCTACAAAGCCATAAGAGCTGGCAGAACATTTAAAGTAATTCCTGAAAAAGATCTTATTTGGGCGTTTTCAAAGTGTTGTTCATCACAACCACGGACCAATTTAAGGATAAGAGTGTGGAAATGCAGGGAATGTGGAAAAATAAATCATTTTTCCACAAAGGCAGATAAAAATTTATTATCTGTTTACAAAAACCCACTCCGTATCGGGCATGATACGCCAAGAAGCATTTAA
- a CDS encoding peptide ABC transporter substrate-binding protein, with translation MILRNIAISMASVFLANSIFAASKDIKLAKNQVLNIGNLDDPKTLDPQKCNESTCSAIVRQLFEGLVTTDLKENIIPAAAESWKISADGKKYVFTLKKDLKWSDGTKLTAKDFVFAFQRLVDPKIASDQASLLEFVINGKEITEGKKTPQTLGVKAINDVTLEIELIKPIPSFLENLTVPNTSPVQISNLEKYKDSFTQVNNLVSNGPYKLIYRKFGDKVTVEKNPLYWNNKEILIDKVNFHSITDQNSEFSMYETGQLDITGTIPINKFKQIKAKYGSELSNHPYLASYVYIFNTQKAPLNNKKLRQALSIAIDREIIANSVMGQGQRALYDLIPYGLKNYSQNKLYWQDWPRAKQIEEAKKLYREAGYSPSNILTIHILYNTNEAHKKIASSIASMWKNNLGVNVVTVNEEWKTMLDKRTNGDFEVLRLGNIANINDATDFLAPYRSFDPSNDPKYKNPEYDNIVNQALQEMNPQKRKELLENASKIITEDAPIAPIYSYTSAFLKKPYVVGFQKNSMDKYSLKGVYLEERKIN, from the coding sequence ATGATACTTCGAAATATAGCTATATCTATGGCAAGCGTCTTTTTGGCAAATTCAATTTTTGCGGCATCAAAAGATATAAAATTAGCCAAAAACCAAGTTCTAAATATTGGAAATTTGGATGATCCGAAAACTCTAGACCCCCAAAAATGTAATGAATCCACTTGTTCTGCTATTGTTAGACAGCTTTTTGAAGGCTTAGTAACGACAGATTTAAAAGAAAACATTATTCCTGCCGCAGCTGAAAGCTGGAAAATTAGTGCGGATGGAAAAAAATATGTTTTTACTTTAAAAAAAGATTTGAAGTGGTCTGATGGCACAAAATTAACGGCAAAAGATTTTGTTTTTGCTTTTCAAAGGTTAGTGGATCCCAAAATCGCATCGGATCAAGCATCACTTTTAGAGTTTGTTATAAATGGAAAAGAAATTACAGAAGGAAAAAAAACACCTCAAACACTTGGTGTGAAAGCTATTAATGATGTTACTTTAGAAATTGAATTAATTAAACCAATTCCATCTTTTTTAGAAAATTTAACAGTTCCTAATACTTCTCCTGTTCAAATATCAAATTTAGAGAAATATAAAGATTCATTTACTCAAGTAAATAATTTGGTTTCAAATGGACCCTATAAATTAATTTATCGAAAATTTGGAGATAAAGTAACAGTAGAAAAAAATCCACTTTATTGGAATAATAAAGAAATATTAATTGATAAAGTAAATTTTCATTCAATAACCGATCAAAACTCTGAATTTTCAATGTATGAAACAGGCCAACTTGATATAACTGGCACAATACCTATAAATAAATTTAAGCAAATTAAAGCGAAATATGGTTCAGAATTAAGCAATCATCCCTATTTAGCAAGTTATGTTTATATTTTTAATACTCAAAAAGCACCCTTAAATAATAAAAAATTGCGTCAAGCATTAAGCATAGCAATAGATAGAGAAATCATTGCAAACTCTGTTATGGGCCAAGGACAAAGAGCTCTTTATGATCTCATTCCTTACGGTTTAAAAAATTATTCCCAAAATAAATTATATTGGCAAGATTGGCCTAGAGCAAAACAAATTGAAGAAGCAAAAAAATTATATAGGGAAGCTGGGTATTCTCCTTCAAATATCTTAACCATTCATATATTATATAATACAAATGAAGCTCACAAAAAAATTGCTTCTTCTATTGCATCCATGTGGAAAAATAATTTAGGAGTTAATGTTGTTACGGTAAATGAAGAGTGGAAAACAATGTTAGATAAAAGAACGAACGGAGATTTTGAAGTTTTACGTCTTGGAAATATAGCAAATATTAATGATGCTACAGATTTTTTAGCTCCTTATCGTTCGTTTGATCCGTCAAATGATCCCAAATATAAAAATCCTGAATACGATAATATAGTAAACCAAGCTCTCCAAGAAATGAATCCTCAAAAAAGGAAAGAATTATTAGAAAATGCTTCCAAAATAATAACTGAAGATGCTCCGATTGCACCTATTTATAGTTATACCTCTGCTTTTTTAAAAAAACCATATGTAGTGGGGTTTCAAAAAAATTCAATGGATAAATATTCACTCAAAGGTGTTTACTTAGAAGAGAGAAAAATAAATTAA